A stretch of DNA from Ovis aries strain OAR_USU_Benz2616 breed Rambouillet chromosome 17, ARS-UI_Ramb_v3.0, whole genome shotgun sequence:
GATGCTCTCCTGCTGTCCCCAAACTTCCTTCAATGGTTCCTGAAGGCAGGAACTCTCtctgattttgcttttttgaagtcctttttgctttcatttttgaaagatgttTTTGACAGGCAATTGAACTCCAGGCTGTGGGGCAGGGGaggttctttattttcttttgtaatttaacAGCGTCACTCTGGTGTCCTATAGTTTGCATAGTTTCTGACCAGAAGTATATTGTAATTCTTTGCTCTGTGGGTGTCTCTTGTCCTTTTTTCTCCAGGCATTTTACAAttgctcaatttaaaaaaaaatttttttttgaccgGGCCACACGTCATgggggatctcagtttcccaacaAGGGACTGAACCTTCACTCCCTGAATTGGAAGACAGACtcccagccactgggccaccagggaattcccaacaatTGTTCTCTTTAACTCCAGTTTTCATCAACTGACTGTGATGTCCATTGGCATATCTTTATGTTTCTTCTGAGTTGGGTTCTTTGAACTTCTTGAATATGTGTGTTTACACTTTTCATCATATGTGGGTATTTTTCAGCCATCATTTATTCAAATCCTTTTCTGCCCCCTCTCACTTCTCTCCTCTAGAccttccattatatgtatattacaCCACTTTTAACTAATTTCCTGTCCTCCTTTCCCCCCACCCACAGTGTTCTTCTCTGTGTATATCATTTGAtaattttcattcttattcttcaaattcattgatttctttccttcttctatgTCTAATATGTTCTTAATTCCAGttgggtttttttattttttatttttcagagttgTTCTCAACCTGAGAAGTTCCATTTGAGCTTTTAAAAGTGTATCTTACACTTCGGGTTTCATcaaattcatgttttcttctaCTTTATACTTACAATAGCTATTTGAATATACTTGTCTACTAATTCCCATCAATTCAGTCTTTCCTCATTCTATTGACTGATTTTTCTTGAAGTTACAAGTCATATGTTTCTGCCTCTTGATGTGCCAGGTAAGTTTCTGGATGTCAGACAGTGTGGGTCCAGAGTAGCTCTGAATCTAGGTTAAGTGACTCTCCACCCTCCCCAAGACAACACTGTTCTGGGAACTCCCCTTGATGCCCCTCCAAGTGGCTGGTGGGAACACAAACTGTCTCAGCCTGTGCTAAGCTCCAGGGCTTGTTCAGCTCCCTGCTGCCCAGCTGCTCtcagagtctcagttttcttcaaCACACATGCAAATAAGGACTAAAGCCAAATACTCAAAAGGGACTCACTGAGGATTTATGCAGCTTTCTCTTTGGGAAGCTCCTTCTTACCCAGCACCCTTCACCTGAAAATTCTAGCTACAGAGGCCCCTCAAATGCCAACTCAGAAACCCTCTTCAGTTCAGCAAGACCATGTTCATTCAACTCCCTGACCTGCAGCCTTGACAATGCCCCCAGGGAGTAGGCTGGGCAGTTGTGGGGCTGTACTCACTTTGTCCACCTCCTGCCAGGAATCATAAACCTGCACTTGACATATGTCTAAAAACCACTATTTCATGAATGGTAGTTCCTAGCTGTTTAAAGCAGGAGAGTTTATGTGGTTCTTATTATACCACCCTAGCAGAAAGCAGAAAGAAGTCTTCACACTTCAAACACAGCTACCACTTTTAAATGCCTATTTCCTTAcaataatttatatacagtaaacATAACCTCCTTAAAGAATTACTTCAACAGGGATCATGTTTATCAAATTCTTCAGTGTACTAGGGCTACTCCTCTGCATGAGACCTCTAATACATAAGTTACTTCCTTTGGGAATGTATTATCTAGTGTACTCTGAGCTACCATTTCCCAGTGAAATTTTCACTCACTCGTTACAACAATTGAGTTTTTCCCCTGTTTAGGTCTTCTAAAATTTAATAGCCTGGCACTTTTGACTGAAAGGTCTATACTTATCACAATACTGATAAGACTTCCACACTGAGGAGCCATCAATATGTCACAAGTTGTGTTTCCTGGGAGAAGACTTTCCTATATCATCTacttaacaaaacaaacaaacaaaaaaaaaaggttctctttctaaattctatgtGGTGAGACAGTCACTGCAGTGACAGAGTTTCTCTCCCATACATGTCCTTGGAGTGTCAGGGGCCTGACGTCTGATGGCAGACTCCCCACACTCACCACATTCACCCCATGTCTACAGCATATGACTTCTCTGATGAACCAGGAGCTGCGCCTTCCTGTGGAAGACAGTCCCACATTCACTGCATCCACAGTACTTATCCCCTGTATGGATCCTCTGATGCCTCATAAGGTGCGACTTCCTAGTGAAAGACTTCCCACATTCCTCACATTTATAGGGTCTCTCTcctgtatgaattctctgatgtatAATGAGCTGTGCCTTCTCAaagaaagcttttgcacagtcaTTGCATCCATAGGTCTTCTCTCCTGTATGATTTCTCTGATGTTTAATGAGCTGTACTTTCTGAACAAATGCCTTTCCACATTCACTGCATCCATAGGGTTTCTCCcctgtatgaattctctgatgccTAAGAAGCTGTGGCTTCCAGGCAAAAGCTTTCCTACACTCACCACATTCGAagggtttttctccagtatggGTTCTCTGATGGTGAATGAGACTTGACTTCTCACTGAAggttttcccacattcactgcattcaTAAGGTTTCTCCCCTGTATGTGTCCTCTGATGGGACACCAGGCTGGACTTCTGagtgaaggctttcccacaggcactacattcataaggtttctctccagtgtgagttcTTTGATGTGTCAGGAGCTGTGACTTTCCAAAGAAGGTTTTTCCACATTCAACACATCCATAGGGTTTTTGTCCTAAATGAACCTTTTGATGTTTAATTAGTTCTGACTTCTTAAAGAAGGCTTCCTCACAATTACTGCACTGATAGTTCTTCTCTCCTGTATGAGTCATTTGATGTTTAACAAGTTGTGGTTTTCTGATGAAGGCTTCACCACATTCACtgcattcatagggtttctctcctgtatggATCCTCTGATGCCTAATGAGGAGTGAGTTCCTGCTGAAGGCTTTTTTACACTCACTACAAGCATATGGCTTCTTCCCCGTATGAACCCTCTGATGAGTAATAAGCTGTGACTTCCAAAAGAAGGCTTTTCCACAATCACTACATCTGTAGGGCTTCTCGCCTGTGTGTGTCCTCTGATGTGTAATGAGCTTTAATTTCTGGGAGAAGACTTTCCCACAGTCACTGCAGCCATAGGGCTTCTCTATCGTATGGGTTATCTGATGTCTTTTAAGCTGTGACTTCCTGCTGAAGGCTTTCCCGCAGTCACTGCAGCCATAGGGCTTCTCTCCTGTGTGAGTTCTCTGATGTAAAATGAGCAGTGACTTCCTACTGAAAGCTTTCTGACATTCCCCACACCCATATGGTTTTTCTCCTGAATGAGTCCTTTGATGAATAGTGAGCAATGACTTCTGGGAGAAAGCTTTCCCACAGTCCCGGCATCCATAGGGCTTCTCTCCTGTATGAGTTCTTTGATGTATAATGAGCTGTGACTTTTTGTTAAAAACCTTGCCACATTCCATGCACAAACAGACTCCTGTGTGTGCTATATGGCTCATAATGAGTCCTGGCTCTTTACTGCTGACTTTTCTACATGTATTGCCATCAGAGTATTTTATTCCACCATAAGTTCTGGCAGgtttaatacaaaataataatttcctaTTAAGCTCatcaagtttctttctttcacagTTACTTTTTGGAATAAGAAAATCAAAAGGATGCTTCAGACTTTTTTCACCTGTGCCACATTTATGGGATCTCATTTCTAAATGATCAAAGTTAATGCCTAAATGAAACATTCTCTCAAAGATGTCATATTCATGGCCTCTCTCCAAACTTTTAAGCTTGTCTTGATTATCCTGATGCCACATTTTGAGATTATTATCTAGCCAGActttttctaaaaaggaaaaaatgaaccaTACTGTGTAAATTTCCCTAAACATTAAGCTTATTGAACAAATCGGAAATGGAGCATGAGCCCAGcccataaaacaaaaaattttcccACATACAATATCTACTTATTAGGCTTTGAACTTTTTAATAGAAGTGAAAACAGATTTTGAAATTACAAATGTTtataaacacaaactttaaaataagcaagatgaaataTAGTCAAGTGATCATGATGAGATAAAAAAGACAAGCAATTTCTAATCAAacactgtgctcatttcacaatAACCTACTGATTATCTTCTATATGCCCAGACATTATTAACAGAAATCAGAAAAGGGCAAGTAGGTACTCCCATGAGAGAAGACTGAGTACTTCTGAGTATTACAGTATCAGAAGTACTGAGTATCACAGTACAGAGAAGAGCAAGATTAATACACAGTGCTGAATGTCACACAGGAAGAAACACTGAATATAATGGCAGCAAATGCAGGATATCAACTTTCATGTCTGAAAGGTGAGATATGTTAGTTTTCTGTACTATTAGTACATTCAAAAGGCATCCTCATTCAAAATCATCACCCAAATCACTGATATCTGTAACTTCACCATCATGAGAACTACTTTTTTGGAATTATCTAAGAGTTCTCCAGAGCTCAGCATCAACACCTTTATTAAGGTTTCTGATACTTTAATTGAATCATCATCTATATACTGCATCTGTATATGATGCAAATTACTCAAAACCATAATTATGCTTTGCATAACATTAGGACAGTTTTTTTACCTGTAAGTACAGTTATCTGTGATCTCCATTAATGATCTTTTAAGTTTGTTTACTTTATGATATTCTTTACTAGGAATTGTGAGATAATACTCCCAAGATGAAAAAAATATGGCAAGATCTCAAATATAAAGCAATCACTCCTTTTTTGTAGGATAATTTATCTGGGGAGAGAAAAAGCCTCATCTAACAACTCTCAGATATATCAGAATTTCAGAGGAAGAGCTACCTAGAGCTGTAGAtatggaggagggaaaaaaagattcaaCATTTTGAGCTTCAATGAGTACAAGATAACACTGTTCATGGGCATTTTAAAAACTAGAGAGGGAAGTTAGATACCATTTCTATACTCTTTAAGAGTTTATAAAAAATTGTTTCATGAAATAtaagagtaaagaaaaataaattttaattcaaatcAAGGAATAAGATTAAGATATATATCCAAATTAATAAGTTAAATGATATAAAACCATACTGAGGTTAAACTACACCAATAAcatattaaagaaatttttttaaaatcttggcaCTTTGGCAAACACACAGACCATGTTTTACTAGTATCATCCTTGGTAGGGGTACTGGTCTGTTTCCCCACGTCTCTGTTTCCATTACACTCTGATCCATTCAGCCTTCATTTCATCCTATTTTTCAGTTGATATTCTCACTTCCAGGCTCACGCCCTCCCAATTCTAGTCTCCACACAGCAATCTTTAGAAAATGTACTCTGACCTTTTGCTTAAACCTCTTGCTTAAAAACCTTTGATAAATCTGGGCTTT
This window harbors:
- the ZNF605 gene encoding zinc finger protein 605 isoform X4; translation: MLENYSNLVLLGYQVIKPETIFRLEQEKPWLLDEEILSQNFSEKVWLDNNLKMWHQDNQDKLKSLERGHEYDIFERMFHLGINFDHLEMRSHKCGTGEKSLKHPFDFLIPKSNCERKKLDELNRKLLFCIKPARTYGGIKYSDGNTCRKVSSKEPGLIMSHIAHTGVCLCMECGKVFNKKSQLIIHQRTHTGEKPYGCRDCGKAFSQKSLLTIHQRTHSGEKPYGCGECQKAFSRKSLLILHQRTHTGEKPYGCSDCGKAFSRKSQLKRHQITHTIEKPYGCSDCGKVFSQKLKLITHQRTHTGEKPYRCSDCGKAFFWKSQLITHQRVHTGKKPYACSECKKAFSRNSLLIRHQRIHTGEKPYECSECGEAFIRKPQLVKHQMTHTGEKNYQCSNCEEAFFKKSELIKHQKVHLGQKPYGCVECGKTFFGKSQLLTHQRTHTGEKPYECSACGKAFTQKSSLVSHQRTHTGEKPYECSECGKTFSEKSSLIHHQRTHTGEKPFECGECRKAFAWKPQLLRHQRIHTGEKPYGCSECGKAFVQKVQLIKHQRNHTGEKTYGCNDCAKAFFEKAQLIIHQRIHTGERPYKCEECGKSFTRKSHLMRHQRIHTGDKYCGCSECGTVFHRKAQLLVHQRSHML
- the ZNF605 gene encoding zinc finger protein 605 isoform X2 yields the protein MIKSQISFEDVAVNFTLEEWQLLNPTQKTLYRDVMLENYSNLVLLGYQVIKPETIFRLEQEKPWLLDEEILSQNFSEKVWLDNNLKMWHQDNQDKLKSLERGHEYDIFERMFHLGINFDHLEMRSHKCGTGEKSLKHPFDFLIPKSNCERKKLDELNRKLLFCIKPARTYGGIKYSDGNTCRKVSSKEPGLIMSHIAHTGVCLCMECGKVFNKKSQLIIHQRTHTGEKPYGCRDCGKAFSQKSLLTIHQRTHSGEKPYGCGECQKAFSRKSLLILHQRTHTGEKPYGCSDCGKAFSRKSQLKRHQITHTIEKPYGCSDCGKVFSQKLKLITHQRTHTGEKPYRCSDCGKAFFWKSQLITHQRVHTGKKPYACSECKKAFSRNSLLIRHQRIHTGEKPYECSECGEAFIRKPQLVKHQMTHTGEKNYQCSNCEEAFFKKSELIKHQKVHLGQKPYGCVECGKTFFGKSQLLTHQRTHTGEKPYECSACGKAFTQKSSLVSHQRTHTGEKPYECSECGKTFSEKSSLIHHQRTHTGEKPFECGECRKAFAWKPQLLRHQRIHTGEKPYGCSECGKAFVQKVQLIKHQRNHTGEKTYGCNDCAKAFFEKAQLIIHQRIHTGERPYKCEECGKSFTRKSHLMRHQRIHTGDKYCGCSECGTVFHRKAQLLVHQRSHML
- the ZNF605 gene encoding zinc finger protein 605 isoform X3, encoding MAQISFEDVAVNFTLEEWQLLNPTQKTLYRDVMLENYSNLVLLGYQVIKPETIFRLEQEKPWLLDEEILSQNFSEKVWLDNNLKMWHQDNQDKLKSLERGHEYDIFERMFHLGINFDHLEMRSHKCGTGEKSLKHPFDFLIPKSNCERKKLDELNRKLLFCIKPARTYGGIKYSDGNTCRKVSSKEPGLIMSHIAHTGVCLCMECGKVFNKKSQLIIHQRTHTGEKPYGCRDCGKAFSQKSLLTIHQRTHSGEKPYGCGECQKAFSRKSLLILHQRTHTGEKPYGCSDCGKAFSRKSQLKRHQITHTIEKPYGCSDCGKVFSQKLKLITHQRTHTGEKPYRCSDCGKAFFWKSQLITHQRVHTGKKPYACSECKKAFSRNSLLIRHQRIHTGEKPYECSECGEAFIRKPQLVKHQMTHTGEKNYQCSNCEEAFFKKSELIKHQKVHLGQKPYGCVECGKTFFGKSQLLTHQRTHTGEKPYECSACGKAFTQKSSLVSHQRTHTGEKPYECSECGKTFSEKSSLIHHQRTHTGEKPFECGECRKAFAWKPQLLRHQRIHTGEKPYGCSECGKAFVQKVQLIKHQRNHTGEKTYGCNDCAKAFFEKAQLIIHQRIHTGERPYKCEECGKSFTRKSHLMRHQRIHTGDKYCGCSECGTVFHRKAQLLVHQRSHML
- the ZNF605 gene encoding zinc finger protein 605 isoform X5 produces the protein MGWAHAPFPICSISLMFREIYTVWFIFSFLEKVWLDNNLKMWHQDNQDKLKSLERGHEYDIFERMFHLGINFDHLEMRSHKCGTGEKSLKHPFDFLIPKSNCERKKLDELNRKLLFCIKPARTYGGIKYSDGNTCRKVSSKEPGLIMSHIAHTGVCLCMECGKVFNKKSQLIIHQRTHTGEKPYGCRDCGKAFSQKSLLTIHQRTHSGEKPYGCGECQKAFSRKSLLILHQRTHTGEKPYGCSDCGKAFSRKSQLKRHQITHTIEKPYGCSDCGKVFSQKLKLITHQRTHTGEKPYRCSDCGKAFFWKSQLITHQRVHTGKKPYACSECKKAFSRNSLLIRHQRIHTGEKPYECSECGEAFIRKPQLVKHQMTHTGEKNYQCSNCEEAFFKKSELIKHQKVHLGQKPYGCVECGKTFFGKSQLLTHQRTHTGEKPYECSACGKAFTQKSSLVSHQRTHTGEKPYECSECGKTFSEKSSLIHHQRTHTGEKPFECGECRKAFAWKPQLLRHQRIHTGEKPYGCSECGKAFVQKVQLIKHQRNHTGEKTYGCNDCAKAFFEKAQLIIHQRIHTGERPYKCEECGKSFTRKSHLMRHQRIHTGDKYCGCSECGTVFHRKAQLLVHQRSHML
- the ZNF605 gene encoding zinc finger protein 605 isoform X1, coding for MDDIISNKIPIASLGHGSQEQDLCEISFEDVAVNFTLEEWQLLNPTQKTLYRDVMLENYSNLVLLGYQVIKPETIFRLEQEKPWLLDEEILSQNFSEKVWLDNNLKMWHQDNQDKLKSLERGHEYDIFERMFHLGINFDHLEMRSHKCGTGEKSLKHPFDFLIPKSNCERKKLDELNRKLLFCIKPARTYGGIKYSDGNTCRKVSSKEPGLIMSHIAHTGVCLCMECGKVFNKKSQLIIHQRTHTGEKPYGCRDCGKAFSQKSLLTIHQRTHSGEKPYGCGECQKAFSRKSLLILHQRTHTGEKPYGCSDCGKAFSRKSQLKRHQITHTIEKPYGCSDCGKVFSQKLKLITHQRTHTGEKPYRCSDCGKAFFWKSQLITHQRVHTGKKPYACSECKKAFSRNSLLIRHQRIHTGEKPYECSECGEAFIRKPQLVKHQMTHTGEKNYQCSNCEEAFFKKSELIKHQKVHLGQKPYGCVECGKTFFGKSQLLTHQRTHTGEKPYECSACGKAFTQKSSLVSHQRTHTGEKPYECSECGKTFSEKSSLIHHQRTHTGEKPFECGECRKAFAWKPQLLRHQRIHTGEKPYGCSECGKAFVQKVQLIKHQRNHTGEKTYGCNDCAKAFFEKAQLIIHQRIHTGERPYKCEECGKSFTRKSHLMRHQRIHTGDKYCGCSECGTVFHRKAQLLVHQRSHML